One window from the genome of Kluyveromyces marxianus DMKU3-1042 DNA, complete genome, chromosome 3 encodes:
- a CDS encoding VOC family protein (cl00411, Glyoxalase/Bleomycin resistance protein/Dioxygenase superfamily.): MLSHVGVGTNDLQKAKKFYDAVLAVIGSDEGVVETVQSGHKRLVYSDGKDLFLVSEPINGQPATVGNGVTIGFLCRSEEEVVKFHDVAVANGGVSIEDPPGLRAHKLLLTIYTFKGTAEEEGHLPSNKKIKSMLYFNVNVGTNDIKRAKAFYDAVLGSIGIGEGELVVNDSGHQKVFYRKDGEVFIVCKPINGEPANVGNGSTVGFRCGSPEEVDKFHAAVVAQGGVNIEDPVGPRGERRYTGYFRDLDGNKIAAQYVKDD; the protein is encoded by the exons ATGCTTTCACACGTTGGGGTTGGTACTAATGATTTGCAAAAGGCAAAGAAGTTTTACGATGCCGTTTTGGCTGTGATTGGATCTGACGAAGGTGTGGTTGAAACAGTTCAATCAGGACACAAGAGGTTGGTTTACTCTGATGGGAAAGACCTTTTCCTAGTTTCGGAGCCAATCAATGGACAGCCAGCAACAGTTGGAAATGGAGTCACGATTGGATTCCTATGTCGCTCTGAAGAGGAAGTTGTGAAGTTCCATGATGTTGCTGTAGCAAACGGTGGTGTTTCGATTGAAGATCCTCCTGGATTGCGTGCACACA AGTTACTTTTAACCATCTACACATTTAAGGGtacagcagaagaagaaggacaTCTGCCAagcaataaaaaaataaaaagtatGTTATACTTCAATGTCAACGTCGGTACGAACGACATCAAAAGAGCGAAGGCATTTTACGATGCAGTTCTTGGGTCAATAGGGATTGGTGAAGGAGAGCTAGTTGTTAACGATAGCGGTCACCAGAAAGTATTTTATAGGAAGGATGGTGAAGTATTTATTGTGTGCAAGCCAATAAATGGCGAACCGGCAAATGTTGGTAATGGGTCCACCGTTGGGTTCAGGTGTGGGTCaccagaagaagttgataaGTTTCATGCTGCTGTGGTTGCACAAGGCGGTGTGAACATCGAAGATCCTGTTGGTCCTCGTGGAGAACGTAGGTACACTGGGTACTTCCGAGACTTAGACGGCAACAAGATAGCAGCTCAGTATGTAAAAGACGACTAG
- the UTP7 gene encoding Utp7p, with translation MAGKTHKKTQYSELQPRENQQKFERVSNDEDAKWSQKNLKKVKDKKLKAGLKRIDQKYKEAVLSTAATEYLLPEERGYLEAEHELEKTFKFTQSEIKQHVDASTANKALDLKLNEFGPYRVNYSRNGTHLLIAGRKGHVASLDWRKGELRGELHLGETVQAATYLQNEQFFAVAQKKYTFIYDHEGVELHRLKQHIEVKHMEYLPYHYLLATAGQTGFLKYQDVSTGQLVSEIRTKLGPTTAMTQNPWNAVVHLGHSNGTVTLWSPSMPSPLVRLLSSRGSITSIAVDRQGYYMATTGSDKSLKIWDIRNFKEIHSIENLPTPGTNVTISDTGLLALSRGPHVTLWKDALKLGKAARPYFTSSGYQNRNTPYMSHLFAGNKVENLQFVPFEDLLGVGHQKGMTNLIIPGAGEANYDALEVNPYETSKQRQEQEVRSLLNKLPADSITLNPNTIGNVDARATQVRLNAKDLAILTEKEQDKAKQNKDIPDVRPDVKGKNSGLRAFLRKKTRNVVDDRKLRVQKQLEKEKENRQRREEVRKGERAEDHRDLVDEALSRFS, from the coding sequence ATGGCTGGTAAAACGCATAAAAAGACCCAGTATTCTGAGTTGCAACCTAGAGAGAACCAAcaaaagtttgaaagaGTAAGCAACGATGAGGACGCTAAGTGGTCgcaaaagaatttgaagaaagtCAAGGACAAAAAGTTAAAGGCTGGCTTGAAACGTATTGATCAGAAGTACAAGGAAGCAGTTCTATCAACTGCTGCTACTGAGTATCTATTGCCTGAAGAACGCGGTTATTTGGAAGCTGAGCATGAGTTGGAAAAGACATTCAAGTTTACCCAAAGTGAAATAAAGCAGCATGTCGATGCTTCCACAGCTAACAAGGCATTGGATTTGAAACTAAATGAATTTGGACCCTACCGTGTAAACTATTCAAGGAATGGTACACATTTACTCATTGCTGGACGTAAAGGCCATGTTGCATCTTTGGATTGGAGAAAAGGTGAATTACGTGGAGAACTCCACTTGGGTGAAACTGTACAAGCAGCAACATATTTGCAAAACGAACAATTCTTTGCAGTGGctcaaaagaaatatacATTCATTTATGATCACGAAGGTGTAGAATTGCATCGTTTGAAACAGCACATTGAAGTAAAGCACATGGAATACTTACCTTACCATTATCTATTGGCAACCGCGGGTCAAACCGGATTCTTAAAATACCAGGACGTTTCTACTGGACAACTAGTATCAGAAATTAGAACTAAGCTTGGTCCAACTACTGCAATGACCCAGAACCCATGGAATGCTGTCGTTCATTTGGGTCATAGTAACGGTACTGTTACACTATGGTCTCCTTCCATGCCTTCGCCACTCGTAAGATTATTATCTTCCAGAGGTTCAATTACTAGTATTGCTGTAGATAGACAAGGTTACTATATGGCAACTACTGGCTCGGATAAATCCCTTAAGATTTGGGATATTAGAAATTTCAAGGAAATTCATAGTATAGAAAACTTACCTACTCCAGGAACGAACGTCACTATCTCAGATACTGGTCTACTTGCCCTATCAAGAGGACCTCATGTTACTCTATGGAAAGATGCTCTGAAGTTAGGAAAGGCAGCCAGACCGTATTTCACATCCAGTGGTTATCAAAACAGAAACACACCATACATGTCTCATTTATTTGCAGGAAACAAGGTCGaaaatcttcaatttgTTCCGTTTGAAGACTTGTTAGGTGTAGGTCATCAAAAGGGTATGACTAACTTGATCATACCTGGTGCAGGTGAAGCTAATTATGATGCTCTAGAAGTAAACCCATACGAAACAAGTAAGCaaagacaagaacaagaagtcAGATCACTATTGAACAAGCTTCCTGCCGACTCTATCACTCTAAATCCAAACACTATTGGTAATGTGGATGCTCGTGCTACTCAAGTTAGACTAAATGCCAAGGATCTTGCTATTCTCactgaaaaagaacaagataaGGCCAAGCAAAACAAGGATATTCCAGATGTTAGACCAGATGTCAAGGGGAAGAACTCTGGGTTACGTGCATTCCTACGGAAGAAGACTCGTAATGTCGTTGATGATAGAAAGTTAAGAGTCCAAAAGCAGcttgaaaaggaaaaggaaaatcgtcaaagaagagaagaagttagAAAAGGTGAACGTGCGGAAGACCATAGAGATCTTGTTGACGAAGCTTTGTCTAGGTTTTCTTAG
- the SEC28 gene encoding coatomer subunit epsilon: protein MDFFAVKQQFYTGNYEETLTEVAKFNKTQDDTLTYYKNRALLALGQFSPTNSSSEALDTVFDAYYHFLQDTSSDLAKLEQAVDAAGRSPLALNLLVTALTIQGDFSKALEVAVEGIDSDQVTGTAELLLTAIQVTLLNNQPSLATTMFENFQALQEQSSEDEIVLNLAESYINFNLAKEVTSSNFYFYDELSQTFPSWKTQLGLLSLHLQQANLPESKAIIDLLESDFYTSKPEAAVYNADLLANKITYTILSGKDASQLRADLKQLKPTHPLCVVDEANNKAFDQIVAKYSA from the coding sequence ATGGACTTTTTCGCAGTGAAGCAGCAGTTCTACACAGGCAACTACGAGGAAACGTTGACCGAAGTGGccaagttcaacaagaCCCAGGACGACACGTTGACGTACTACAAAAACAGGGCATTGCTCGCCTTGGGCCAGTTCTCACCAACTAATTCCTCCTCAGAAGCACTGGATACCGTCTTCGATGCATACTACCACTTCTTACAAGATACCAGCAGCGACCTAGCGAAGCTAGAACAAGCTGTTGACGCAGCAGGCAGATCTCCCCTAGCATTGAACCTCTTGGTCACGGCATTGACCATCCAAGGAGACTTCTCCAAGGCCCTCGAAGTCGCTGTCGAAGGTATAGACTCCGACCAGGTCACAGGAACCGCAGAACTGCTCCTAACCGCGATCCAGGTCACTCTACTCAATAACCAACCAAGCctagcaacaacaatgttCGAGAACTTCCAAGCCCTACAAGAACAATCCAGCGAAGACGAAATCGTCCTCAACTTAGCAGAATCCTACATCAACTTCAACCTAGCCAAAGAGGTCACAAGCTCAaacttctacttctacgACGAGTTGTCCCAGACTTTCCCCAGCTGGAAAACTCAGCTCGGACTCTTGAGCTTACACCTCCAGCAAGCCAACTTGCCCGAGTCCAAGGCCATCATAGACCTCCTCGAATCAGACTTCTACACCTCAAAACCAGAAGCAGCAGTCTACAATGCTGATCTCCTAGCAAACAAGATCACTTACACCATCTTGTCCGGCAAAGACGCTTCCCAATTACGCGCAGATCTCAAGCAATTGAAGCCTACACACCCGCTGTGCGTCGTTGACGAGGCCAACAACAAGGCCTTCGACCAGATCGTGGCCAAATACTCTGCCTGA
- the GET2 gene encoding GET complex subunit GET2, with protein sequence MSTELSAAEKRRLLRERRQQKFSNGGASSRLNKITGQQEGSFLSSKSVLDEKKPAPAPAATTTATSFNANSSTSNADKSTEEIEEMLSRIPNQKAETEPDNSESNPEIALFQQLLKMQQQGSGIPAAGNGFGSQSPDASTSDLFTSLLNSDRNTTAAATAAGQGSGGFVDESVLKYHQYKVSKLKSYITLLKWTILTPYVYFIMHPNPAATTIGQYSSIASQLLEKSNFFSIFTGLEVIFISIYYQMLKKLQRKNNVTPTKNAGGIVKYLSMIPEGILPIKNVQGKIGLALEYFDVFSMYVTDICFVVVLFGLMKHFHASFPAVATTIEEPIVNVIN encoded by the coding sequence ATGTCGACTGAACTATCTGCAGCAGAAAAGCGCAGATTGcttagagaaagaagacagCAGAAGTTCTCCAATGGTGGAGCCTCCAGCAGATTGAACAAGATTACTGGTCAGCAAGAGGGCTCTTTCTTGTCCTCTAAGTCTGTTTTGGACGAGAAAaaaccagcaccagcaccagctgctactactacagCCACCAGTTTTAATGCTAATTCTAGCACGAGCAATGCCGACAAAAGTACAGAGGAGATCGAAGAGATGCTGTCCCGCATTCCAAACCAAAAGGCCGAAACAGAACCAGACAACTCAGAAAGCAACCCGGAAATTGCATTGTTCCAGCAATTGCTGAAGATGCAACAACAGGGAAGCGGAATTCCTGCCGCAGGAAACGGCTTCGGATCCCAGTCTCCAGACGCCAGCACGTCAGACCTCTTCACCTCATTGCTCAACAGTGATAGAAACACTACAGCAGCTGCTACGGCTGCTGGCCAAGGCTCGGGCGGCTTTGTAGACGAAAGCGTCCTAAAATATCACCAGTATAAGGTCTCCAAGTTAAAATCGTACATCACCTTGCTCAAATGGACTATTCTCACGCCATACGTCTACTTCATCATGCACCCAAACCCAGCGGCCACCACCATCGGCCAGTACTCTAGCATAGCCTCGCAATTGCTCGAAAAGTCCAATTTCTTTTCGATATTCACCGGCCTAGAGGTTATCTTCATATCCATCTACTAccaaatgttgaagaaactacaaagaaagaacaacGTCACACCAACGAAAAATGCTGGCGGCATAGTAAAATATTTGTCCATGATACCAGAGGGAATTTTGCCCATCAAAAACGTCCAAGGGAAAATTGGGCTTGCCTTGGAATACTTTGACGTGTTCTCCATGTACGTTACCGACATATGTTTTGTAGTCGTGCTATTTGGTTTGATGAAGCACTTCCATGCATCCTTCCCCGCTGTTGCTACCACTATAGAGGAACCAATTGTTAATGTCATTAACTAA
- the RPN2 gene encoding proteasome regulatory particle base subunit RPN2, with protein MSVTSALPLLALLKENDNSIKAYALNSIKDVVDQQWSEISNEITEIEALYDDATFPDRKLAAIVASKVYYNLGEYELAVKYALAAEDYLNFDEQSQYVETIVSHSIQMYIGLASQQYESSKDVKIDPHLVSIFERMLQKCVSAGEFKLALGIALESYRLDVVEKLLTMQDTSANALKLCSYTLTVSTTALTNTHFKISVLKKLYDIVINMTSPDYFIISKIIVQLNEPEYAKGLFSKLNATKSNDISYQIAFDLVNSASQGLLRDLLASLDPSVYDPKLLDILSGIPTCDLQNTFLFENQNIDIALLNKMKSSLDGKFSLFHTAVSVSNAFMHAGTTDDSFIRQNLPWLGKAQNWAKFTATASLGVIHQGNLSDGRKIMEPYLPGNGSKSRYIKGGSLYGLGLIFAGYGKETTDYLKEQIQTNSSSVGEEDVDVLLHGACLGIGLSGMGSNDLDVYELLKEVLYGDSAKSGDAAALAMGLILLGSGNESAIQDLLTYAEETQHGNITRSLSVALALINYGREELADDLIDRLLGSENALLRYGGAFTIALAHAGTGNNKSIKKLLHIAVSDSDDDVRRAAVTALGFVLIRDYTTVPRIVELLSESHNAHVRCGTAFALGISCAGRGLQSAVDVLEPLLKDPVDYVRQAAMIATAMILIQQTEKTNPKVKAVNEQFISVISNKHQEGLAKFGACVAQGIMNAGGRNVTIELENTEMGSLNTKAIIGLTMFSQFWYWFPLSHLLSLSFTPTTIVGLRSTDLAIPKFSFKCHTKEGIFTYPPMFEEEVDKKIEKFAAAVLSTTTKAKARAKKGKKADQEKQKQKDAEKKLEEKQEQEQEDKKKEESQRTDDYKVKYTANGYDIQNLSRVVPQQLKFISFSKDSRFVPIRKFRGNSGVIIIEDKTPEEPIELIKTVRQVKDVYAPLPTPFKVEDSLEF; from the coding sequence ATGTCCGTAACTTCTGCATTGCCTCTTTTGGctttattgaaagaaaacgaTAACAGTATAAAAGCATATGCATTAAATTCGATAAAGGATGTTGTGGACCAGCAATGGTCTGAGATATCAAATGAGATTACAGAGATCGAAGCTTTATATGACGATGCTACATTTCCTGACCGCAAATTAGCAGCAATTGTTGCATCAAAGGTGTACTATAATCTTGGTGAGTACGAACTTGCAGTGAAGTATGCATTGGCAGCTGAAGACTATTTGAATTTTGATGAGCAATCCCAATATGTTGAAACTATTGTATCTCATAGTATTCAAATGTATATTGGACTAGCATCTCAACAATATGAATCTAGTAAAGACGTTAAAATTGATCCTCATTTGGTATCAATCTTCGAAAGAATGCTCCAAAAGTGTGTTTCTGCTGGGGAATTCAAACTTGCATTAGGTATCGCGTTGGAGAGCTACAGATTAGATGTGGTCGAAAAGCTATTGACAATGCAGGATACTTCTGCAAATGCTCTTAAATTGTGCTCCTACACGTTGACTGTTTCTACCACGGCACTGACTAACACTCATTTTAAGATCAGCGTGTTAAAGAAATTGTACGATATTGTTATCAACATGACTTCTCCAGACTACTTTATCATTTCTAAAATAATAGTACAACTAAACGAGCCAGAGTATGCCAAGGGGttgttttcaaagcttAACGCAACCAAGTCGAATGATATCTCTTACCAAATTGCTTTCGATTTGGTAAATTCAGCATCTCAAGGGTTATTGAGAGACCTATTGGCTTCTTTGGACCCTTCAGTCTACGACCCTAAACTATTAGATATTCTTTCAGGCATACCGACCTGTGACCTACAAAACACTTTCCTAtttgaaaaccaaaacatcGATATTGCACTattgaacaagatgaaGTCATCATTGGATGGTaagttttctcttttccataCTGCCGTTAGTGTCTCAAACGCCTTTATGCATGCTGGAACAACTGATGACAGCTTCATTAGACAAAACTTGCCTTGGTTAGGAAAAGCTCAAAATTGGGCCAAATTTACTGCTACTGCTTCCTTAGGTGTTATCCATCAAGGGAACTTATCAGACGGAAGAAAAATTATGGAACCTTATTTACCGGGGAATGGTTCGAAGTCTAGATATATCAAGGGTGGTTCATTATACGGTCTAGGTTTGATCTTTGCCGGATATGGTAAAGAAACTACAGATTACTTAAAGGAACAAATCCAAACAAATAGTTCGTCAGTTGGCGAGGAAGATGTAGACGTCTTATTGCATGGTGCTTGCTTAGGTATTGGTTTATCTGGTATGGGATCTAATGACTTAGATGTTTATGAATTGCTAAAGGAGGTTTTGTATGGTGACTCGGCCAAATCAGGTGACGCCGCTGCTTTAGCAATGGGTTTGATATTGCTCGGATCGGGTAACGAATCTGCCATCCAAGATTTGTTAACATATGCGGAAGAAACTCAACATGGGAACATCACAAGAAGTTTGTCTGTTGCTCTAGCTTTAATCAACTatggaagagaagaattagCAGATGATTTAATCGACAGATTGTTAGGAAGTGAAAATGCTCTGCTAAGATATGGTGGTGCCTTCACAATTGCGTTGGCCCATGCCGGTACAGGGAACAACAAATCAATTAAAAAGCTACTTCACATTGCTGTAtctgattctgatgatgatgtcaGGAGAGCAGCAGTGACTGCTCTAGGGTTTGTATTAATTCGTGATTATACAACTGTCCCTAGGATCGTTGAGCTTTTGTCAGAATCGCATAACGCTCATGTGCGTTGCGGTACAGCATTTGCATTAGGTATATCATGCGCGGGTAGAGGATTGCAATCTGCAGTCGATGTCCTTGAACCGCTCTTGAAGGATCCTGTGGATTATGTCCGCCAAGCAGCTATGATTGCAACTGCCATGATCTTAATTCAACAAACCGAGAAAACCAATCCAAAAGTTAAGGCTGTGAATGAACAATTCATCAGCGTTATCAGTAATAAACACCAAGAAGGATTAGCTAAGTTTGGTGCATGTGTGGCTCAAGGTATAATGAATGCTGGTGGAAGGAACGTTACTattgaattggaaaataCCGAAATGGGGAGTTTGAACACCAAGGCAATCATTGGTCTAACAATGTTCTCTCAATTCTGGTATTGGTTCCCTCTATCTCACTTACTATCTCTTTCCTTTACACCAACTACCATAGTCGGATTGCGTTCGACAGACTTGGCAATTCCTAAATTCTCATTCAAATGTCATACTAAGGAGGGTATCTTTACATACCCACCAATGTTTGAGGAGGAGGTGGATaagaagattgaaaagttcGCAGCCGCAGTTTTATCTACCACAACAAAGGCTAAGGCAAGAGCTAAAAAGGGTAAGAAGGCTGATCAAGAAAAGCAAAAGCAGAAGGATGCTGAAAAGAAACTGGAAGAGAAAcaggaacaagaacaagaagacaaaaagaaagaagaaagtcAGCGTACCGATGATTATAAAGTCAAGTATACAGCAAATGGTTACGATATCCAGAATTTGAGCCGTGTTGTCCCTCAACAACTTAAATTCATATCATTCTCTAAGGATAGCCGTTTTGTTCCAATCAGAAAGTTCAGAGGAAACTCAGGTGTGATAATAATCGAGGACAAAACACCGGAGGAACCTATAGAATTAATAAAAACAGTCAGACAGGTTAAAGATGTGTATGCTCCATTACCAACACCATTCAAGGTCGAAGACTCTCTCGAGTTTTAA
- the URA9 gene encoding dihydroorotate dehydrogenase 2 — protein MKSSFVSLLQRGSIGSKQFIFFAKNEMSPLKAGVPGAKFLKYTVGFTLGTLAGFYLTNSRSAIHEYVSCPTVRLLTPDAEAGHKLGIWLLKYGLAPRLWFDKDEELLHVNVFGKTLTNPVGCAAGLDKDGEAIDGIFAGGFGYVEIGSVTPLPQPGNPKPRFFRLPMDEAVINRYGFNSSGHDSVVKNLQNRVSSFINSYFCNDINAVENLSLYKNKLLGINLGKNKNGDEVQDYLKGVEKFQKYADVLVINVSSPNTPGLRGLQKESILTNLLSQVVAKRDSLVSSGNVLGAKTHRPPVLVKVAPDLEEEEIKAIAEAAKKSKVDGIIVSNTTIQRPASLITEDKNLVAQAGGLSGKPLKPLSLKALKAMAHYTKGSGLVLVGCGGISSGADAIEFAKAGATMVELYTSYAYRGPGLIARVKDEITEQLKRENKTWSQIIGEDVK, from the coding sequence ATGAAGTCTAGTTTTGTATCCTTATTGCAAAGAGGTTCAATAGGCTCTAAGcaattcattttctttgcGAAGAACGAGATGTCTCCATTGAAAGCCGGTGTTCCCGGTGCgaagttcttgaagtacACCGTTGGATTTACGCTGGGTACTCTTGCTGGGTTCTATTTGACCAATTCGAGGTCTGCGATTCACGAATATGTCAGCTGTCCTACAGTGAGGTTACTTACCCCGGACGCAGAAGCGGGACATAAACTTGGTATTTGGCTATTGAAGTATGGTCTAGCGCCACGGTTGTGGTTCGACAAAGACGAGGAATTGTTGCATGTTAATGTTTTCGGGAAAACGCTAACAAACCCTGTTGGTTGTGCTGCTGGTTTGGATAAAGACGGTGAGGCTATCGACGGTATTTTCGCCGGTGGGTTCGGGTATGTGGAAATCGGATCTGTGACTCCATTGCCACAACCCGGTAATCCTAAGCCCAGGTTCTTCAGATTGCCAATGGATGAAGCTGTCATCAACAGGTATGGGTTCAATTCTTCTGGTCATGACTCTGTGGTAAAGAATCTGCAAAATCGTGTGAGCAGTTTCATTAACAGTTACTTTTGCAACGATATTAACGCCGTAGAGAACCTATCTCTATACAAGAACAAGCTACTAGGGATCAATTTGGGGAAGAATAAGAACGGTGACGAAGTACAGGACTACTTGAAAggtgttgaaaaattccaGAAATATGCAGATGTGCTAGTGATTAACGTTTCCTCTCCAAACACACCTGGACTCAGAGGCTTGCAGAAGGAATCGATTTTAACTAATCTTTTGAGTCAGGTGGTCGCCAAGAGAGACTCTTTAGTCTCTTCCGGGAACGTTTTGGGTGCCAAGACGCACAGACCTCCTGTTCTTGTCAAGGTGGCTCCagatttggaagaagaggagatTAAAGCCATTGCCGAAGCTGCAAAGAAATCCAAGGTCGATGGTATCATTGTTTCCAACACCACCATCCAAAGACCTGCGTCCCTAATCACAGAAGACAAGAATCTCGTCGCTCAAGCTGGTGGGCTAAGTGGTAAACCATTGAAACCGCTCTCTTTGAAAGCACTAAAGGCTATGGCCCATTACACCAAGGGTTCCGGTTTGGTGCTAGTGGGTTGTGGTGGTATTTCTTCAGGTGCAGACGCAATTGAGTTTGCGAAGGCAGGTGCCACCATGGTCGAGCTCTACACCTCTTATGCCTACAGAGGTCCTGGTTTGATTGCTCGTGTAAAGGACGAAATCACTGAGCAATTGAAGAGGGAAAACAAGACGTGGTCCCAGATCATTGGAGAAGACGTCAAATAA
- a CDS encoding VOC family protein (cl00411, Glyoxalase/Bleomycin resistance protein/Dioxygenase superfamily.) yields the protein MLSHVGVGTNDLQKAKKFYDAVLAVIGSDEGVVETVQSGHKRLVYSDGKDLFLVSEPINGQPATVGNGVTIGFLCRSEEEVVKFHDVAVANGGVSIEDPPGLRAHSGFYLGYVRDLDGNKLCAFYNPPK from the coding sequence ATGCTTTCACACGTTGGGGTTGGTACTAATGATTTGCAAAAGGCAAAGAAGTTTTACGATGCCGTTTTGGCTGTGATTGGATCTGACGAAGGTGTGGTTGAAACAGTTCAATCAGGACACAAGAGGTTGGTTTACTCTGATGGGAAAGACCTTTTCCTAGTTTCGGAGCCAATCAATGGACAGCCAGCAACAGTTGGAAATGGAGTCACGATTGGATTCCTATGTCGCTCTGAAGAGGAAGTTGTGAAGTTCCATGATGTTGCTGTAGCAAACGGTGGTGTTTCGATTGAAGATCCTCCTGGATTGCGTGCACACAGTGGCTTTTACTTAGGCTACGTACGTGATTTGGATGGGAACAAGCTATGTGCTTTCTACAACCCACCTAAATAA
- the ARE2 gene encoding sterol O-acyltransferase: MTDAIRDITEDKQFVRLRKLNSEDNGPRRPLKEDDIEDQGVEAIDNVQNVVLKSSKDDGDLDLGSSETDDGETVLVKTTTLEQGDKHLHVFIQKLKGKERGRFKKDTNEMQSMTRDVDWGSRGSIMDMMVTTPLRNHFQGPAIEQKYSKLKSTLKTNQIKIDEDRIVEIANETITTDFSGFYVLFWMAVAFTVVKVTLQYYEDHDGDFSQSIILQYMTTNLWKVALYDLAMYASTYVAFIIQYLCRKNVLPWKPTGRYLVMIFECLFLAVNIYLPKKTFNYNWIAQIFLFLHSLVYLMKIHSYSFYNGYLWDITTELKYATKTIAKLKELQSPDSNTEVLRKSIDFCEFELNSQSTTTKFPSNLTIKNYFHFHSFPTLVYQIEYPRTKKIRWGYVFEKCCAIFGIIFIMMVVAQQFMLPVIVEAKDVGMSSYTVKEKMAIMPKLLLDLAPAFIAMFLLVWYLIWDAILNCVAELTCFADRHFYSDWWNCCSWYDFSRLWNRPVHSFLLRHVYHSSLSAYNISKIQAVLLTFALSAIFHEMAMYVLFNKVRGYIIVLQMAQIPFTAIANHPLLRDKKLFNNVVFWVGICLGPSITGLLYLIF, from the coding sequence ATGACGGATGCGATTCGAGACATAACAGAGGATAAGCAGTTTGTGAGGCTTAGGAAGTTGAATTCAGAAGACAACGGGCCCAGAAGGCCGTTGAAAGAGGACGATATCGAGGACCAGGGCGTGGAAGCCATCGACAATGTACAGAACGTCGTTTTGAAATCAAGCAAAGATGACGGGGACCTTGATCTCGGGTCAAGCGAAACGGACGATGGGGAAACCGTTCTCGTCAAGACAACTACTCTGGAACAAGGCGATAAGCATCTGCACGTGTTCATACAGAAGCTCAAGGGCAAGGAACGTGGCCGGTTCAAGAAGGACACAAACGAAATGCAGTCCATGACGCGAGACGTCGACTGGGGCTCCAGAGGCAGTATCATGGACATGATGGTGACCACGCCGTTGCGCAATCATTTCCAGGGCCCGGccattgaacaaaaatactCAAAACTTAAGTCCACCTTGAAGACCAACCAGATCAAAATCGACGAGGACCGCATCGTAGAAATCGCAAACGAAACTATCACCACTGATTTTTCCGGGTTCTACGTCTTGTTCTGGATGGCGGTAGCGTTCACCGTCGTCAAAGTCACCTTGCAATACTACGAAGATCACGACGGTGACTTTAGTCAGTCCATCATCCTACAGTACATGACCACAAACCTATGGAAAGTTGCCCTCTACGATTTGGCAATGTACGCTTCTACCTACGTGGCGTTCATCATCCAGTACCTCTGCAGGAAAAATGTGCTCCCATGGAAACCAACAGGAAGGTACTTGGTGATGATATTCGAGTGTTTGTTCCTCGCAGTTAATATCTACCTACCCAAGAAAACTTTCAACTACAACTGGATCGCCCagatcttcttgttcttgcaCTCGCTCGTGTACTTGATGAAGATCCATTCGTACTCTTTCTACAACGGTTACCTATGGGATATCACTACGGAACTCAAGTACGCTACCAAGACCATCGCAAAATTGAAAGAGCTACAATCCCCAGACTCAAACACAGAAGTGTTGCGGAAATCAATCGATTTCTGCGAGTTCGAACTCAATTCTCAGTCAACAACTACAAAATTCCCATCGAACCTCACCATCAAGAACTACTTCCATTTCCACAGCTTCCCAACGTTGGTCTACCAAATTGAGTAtccaagaacaaagaagatTAGATGGGGGTACGTGTTCGAAAAATGCTGCGCAATCTTTGGtattatcttcatcatGATGGTCGTCGCTCAACAATTTATGCTACCCGTTATCGTAGAAGCAAAAGACGTCGGAATGTCATCTTACACCGTTAAGGAAAAAATGGCAATCATGCCAAAACTCTTGTTGGACTTGGCTCCAGCATTTATCGCCATGTTTTTACTCGTTTGGTATCTCATTTGGGATGCAATCTTGAACTGTGTTGCAGAATTGACCTGCTTCGCTGACCGTCACTTCTATTCGGATTGGTGGAACTGTTGCTCTTGGTATGATTTCAGCAGATTGTGGAACCGTCCAGTACACAGCTTTTTGCTAAGACACGTTTACCACAGCTCTCTCAGCGCCTATAACATCTCAAAAATTCAAGCCGTTTTGCTCACGTTTGCATTGAGTGCGATTTTCCACGAAATGGCAATGTACGTCCTCTTCAATAAAGTTCGCGGGTACAtcattgttcttcaaatggCTCAAATCCCATTCACTGCCATAGCAAACCACCCGCTGTTGAGGGACAAGAAGTTGTTTAATAATGTGGTATTTTGGGTCGGAATTTGCTTAGGCCCAAGTATCACTGGATTACTTTACTTGATATTTTAA